GGCAGGAAGCTGATGatgtacagtacacaacaaatgtaACTTAGTGGTGGATAGGTACAAGAAGCCTTGCTCATGTCAGAACTCAATTGAGACAACTCTTGCCCCCTTAAAAAATTTCCATCCACCTATCAGTCGTCCATCTCATCATTTGCtatactttttgtctttattACAGCCACAGCTGAACTGAGGCCTTTCACTGATAACGGATATGAGAACTTCCCTTCCACTGGAATCCAGTTAACCAATCCAGTCCTTTCATTTACCATCTCCAAAACTCTTTAAAATGCTCAACTGTCCGAATGTGTTTCCATAAATCGTGGAAAGCACATGAATGACACAACAGGAAGTTACAGAGGTCACAAGACACATCAGGAACAAGAATGCCACCGCGGCGTAAAGTCCGAGACTTGTGCGTTAATGTAGGAGCACAATCTGAGCAGGATTTTAAATGCCTGGATGATTGAGAAGCCATTCTGCAGTACTTTGAATCAGTTCCACAGTTACTTTTATTCATTAGACAGGCAATTCAAGTaatcttttcttctttcttccttctACCTacgttcttgctgctggaggctgtaaatttccccagtgtgggacaaaaaaaggatatcttaatgtacagtattaatATTTTCAACTGCCGTGCAATTGTATAATAAGTCAAATAgtctttatattttatattaaaaaataaaataaaaaagaaatgaccGCTATATTCGCAGTTCAGCATTCGCAAATTGTcctatttgccttttttttcttccatggtCAAATACAATTACAAATTCAACAGCTGAGAGAAACACGACACAACCAACCATCTCCAAGtcatatttgtatattttttcccatggtaatttcataatacattttacagtatgtagaatatttattgtattgtagcaTCGCTTTAGTTGAGAAAATGAATAGTTACTGTCAACCATTACCACTCCCCAAAAACATCAAGCTAGTTATCCGCTCGATGAATCCAGCAGTTTCAGGTCAGTCAACACCGATGCTCTCACTACTACATTGGCCAAGCAAGCAAAAAAGCGGTGAACTTTCATACCAGCACAGATTGCCATTCGTCTAACTCCTGCCCTTCATTGTGCAGCCCAATATTCATTGTTTTACACAGCACTACACCATTACAGCAATTTTTCTTCATCACTGTCATCAGAATTGTTGACATGGATAGATTAATACTTAACATCTTATATCTCCATTCCAAGCTCTAAGCGGTTtacggttttgtttttttgttttaaagtacAGGAACATTTAAAAGGTGTTTATAAGCATCTGAAGTGGTAGTGATGTGTTTTACGATCATACTTTATCATATTTccgttttccaatccgcttatcctcacaagggtcgcgggggatccTGGaacctatcgcagctgtcttcgggcagtaggcgcgggacaccttgaaccggttgccagcccatcgcatggcacacaaaggcgaacaaccatgcgcactcacactcacaccgagggacaattttgagtgctcaatcagcctaccatgcatgttctCGGAATGTGGgttgaaaccggagtacccggagaaaaaccacgcaggcccggggagaacatgcaaactccacacaggggggccggagctctgcactgtgaggtcgacgaggTGGACGTGCTATTCACTGGAACGCCCCACTTTATCATATGTCTATGGTTTAAACTATTAAAATAGGCAATTATAATTACAAACTTAAACTTTTAGTAATGTCTCAATCCTGCCCCTCGAATAATTGGCGTCCACTTTATATGCAGGATGTTACATTTCAACTGTCTTGCATGCCTTTCCATGAACATTTTGCTAAGAAGCGGTGCAACAATGATGACAAACATGCTCTACCAATGAGTGACAAGTAGTTTTATGTCACTGCTATCGCTTGAACCAGGTAGTTGTACATGGTTTGAAGACTGGAAAAGCTTTATGGGCAAGTCGTGGAAAAGATGCAAAAGACAGAACAGGTAAATGTCAGGTAACCTCAGAAAGCTTATCACATGAGAGATACACAACCAGAAAGTAAATATATTAAGATATGGAACATTGCCCTGGTAATAAAACCATGAGCTGAGTTCAGGGGTTGGAAAAAGAGAATAGAGATATATATGTGCTCCAGTAGGGTCAAACCTATTAACTTCCCAACATGCCTCAGCTGCTATTTGTTCTTCATTTCCCTGAAAAACAGGCCAGCTGTGGGAGACACAGAAGCCTGGGGTGATACCACAGTTGAACAACTTCaaacacaacaaatatttgGCCAGGACTTGGATGCAGCTATGGTAACACATCCCGAATTGGTACATGACACAATAACGTTTGGCCTCACCCCATGTTATATTGTCTCATATGATTCTGTCAATGATAGTTTCAGTGATGTGAATGCTAAAGAAAGGCAATACAGATCTGTATTCAATCCACCTTTGGTGTGTAACCATATATTTAGCATTCTCTCTTAGCAGGTGCTGTAGTAAAACTTAGTCTCTGCTTCCTGACTTGAAATTAAGTCACTACCCGGAAGGAGCATACCAAGTGACCTCCTTAATTGATTCCAATAGCCCAAATGGCTGTAAAGCATTACATATCTGGCCAGTTTTTCACCAAGTTTATTTAATTTGATTACTCACTATAGACACGAGGTAATCAGGTATCACGGCCTCAAAAGAAGATTAAGGGATATACCATATAGATCACGTCACATGCAAATTGATGACAGCAATTCGAATCAGTACGATATTTGAATTGTATCGTGTCTGCTTGACACATGGCACTATAGAAATCTAAGTGTTACCCGAAGGCTcgtttaatatttatttaaatataatatttaatatttttaaacatgttcGGAACCCCAAGTGAAGATCATTTAAATAACGTCGGTCAGAAGTGATGTGTAGTTCTAGTGATAAAGGAGATAAGTAGAAGTAAAACGTTGCATTCTTAGGACTCACCGCTCTTAGTTGCTCCAATCGGTCCTTCATATTTCAACGTGTTCAATAAACGCCTCGAACACAAATAATTGGGCTCAAATAATTTGAGAACGCTCGCTTCGGTCTCCTCCTCAACCAGCTGTCGAAGTTAGCTGTCCGACATGAAACCCACCGCCAGTGGCCTTGAAGAATTTAAAGTCAAAAGTCTTGTCAGGGTTGTTGGACCAAAGACttaacttttgtttttgaaaaatagaGTCCTCTCTTCGTTtttccatacaatatggctgcTGGGTTCGAAGCCAGTGTTTTCTCCTGTGCAAATCTCCTCGCTCAGGGGATTAAAACAACAGTTGCGTGGAGCCGTATAATCTCTCTCCGCTGGTCTCCGCCGGTAATCATTCTCAACGCACTTTTCACACTCGGGCATGCGCAGACAAATGCCAAAGCACAAGGATGAAGCCACGCCCACAGCCACCTGCGCCGCCGGTGCATTTCGGTGTCGTGGGACGAAGGACATTCTAATGCGCTCCCGGTATGACACAAATTCATATAAAAATGAGACAATCCTTTCCAGTTCCATCAAATTATCTAAAGGTTTAATCAATCTTTGGTATCcagagaatgaatgaaaattcaaaAATGTTGACTGGGCAACACAACTAGCTTCAAATTGTTAAGATTGATTAAATGCATTTGTGGATCATCTTCACAGACTACAGTAAAAGATGTGTGCAGCTGGTGATGCGTGATGCAAAGTAATATTCGGCAGCCCATAAAGACCATATTACATAGCTCAATGTACTTTGAGCGGTCATGCAAATTGCATTCGTAAATCCTGATCAGTGTTGCAGTATCTTGGTATCAGCGGGGACAAGATTATTAcgtaagaaaaaagaaatattgtaGACAGCTGGACTCTAAACACGACTGACCCCTGGTGGTCTTGCGAATAAACACTTTATGgtaccattatttttttttaagcagagggaaggcaaaaaggcaaGAGCCAGGCTGGTGTTAACAGAGTAACCCTTCATTCTTCTTAATTTACTTCagtattaaaattattttaacaaaATTCATCTGTGGCAATCCTGGGCTTCTTCAAAGCATTGAAACCGGTGACAAcggcccaaaaaataaaatctgagcaTGTCTTGAGAACATCTTTATTCAAACTTTCCTCCCTTAGTGCCGCCAACACACCGTACAACAGCATTGCAAGCTATCTAAGTGCAGTGGATGGTGCCCAACGAAGAGAAGCATGTTGTCATGCTAATAACACAAAGGTGGTTGGTGTCTATACAGTGAAATTGAACAGCAACTTCTTCCCACCAGGATTTTCTTTTCCAAACTGAgttttaaaacaaagcaaagggaaaaaaatttaaaaaaaatcttaagggTTTTTACAGTTATGGGGGCAAAATTCCAACAACTTGACTTCCACAGAGGGGAGGGAGAGTAGACTCGGAGACTCTGCAACATGTTAAAGGTCATCATCTTCATCTGGGAGCGCTGTTCTTGATGCAACCTGGACAAAACAATTAGATGAACGATCTTCTGAGGTTTAGAGTAGAAATCATCCATATCTAACTTACTTGAAGCTCCTCCTCGTACTTGGCAGCCATGGCTGGGTCCATTGCAACTTCTGGGGGAGCGAGAGCGGGCATTGCCACAAACTCCATGTTGGGATCTCCGGCTAATTTCTTTGCAAGCCAAAGGAAAGGCTTCTCAAAGTTGTAGTTACTCTTCGCAGAAATGTCGTAGTACTGTAAAGATAGTCGTCAAATATATACAATTCAGGATCCACGTGGCTTACATATGACGTGAAGATATGTGAAAATATTACCTGCAGGTTCTTCTTGCGGTGAAACACAATacttttggctttgactttCCTATCCTTGATGTCAACCTTGTTGCCACAGAGCACAATAGGAATGTTTTCACAGACACGCACCAGGTCACGATGCCAATTGGGCACGTTCTTGTAGGTGACACGTGAAGTGACGTCAAACATGATGATTGCACATTGGGCTGTGGGAGAGAACCATTTAGGTTTGCTTGAAAGCAAGTctacttttgtttttacttcattTTAACACCAGTCACCTTGAATGTAGTAGCCATCTCTCAGGCCTCCGAACTTCTCTTGTCCAGCTGTGTCCCACACATTAAACCTGATGGCGCCTCTATTGGTGTGAAAAGTCAGCGGGTGCACCTCCACCCCCAGGGTAGCTACATGTACAAGAGAGAATACAGATATATACACAGAGTCATCACGACCACTAATAGCAAGTTTACGGATCGGCAAGGATCCATACAAtccatttttccatttgttatttgcattttcaattgATGATTGAAAATCAGAACAGTGATGAGggcaaaaaactaaaaattacAGATTTAGATTGCTTAATTTCCAGCTCTGATCAAAACTGAAAAAGGAGCCACGAGACAGATTTTGATTTTAGTATTGAATAAATGGTGGATTTGCGAAACTAATGAGCATTAGTAAAAATATGCTGGCTTGTTTGCCATCACAATCATTTCCGACCACAAATCTGCAGCCATATTGAAACATGGACTATTCTGGACCTTTCGGAGAAGCGTTTCCCCACCTATTTTGAGACTAGGCACATCACCAAAACAAAGGTTACATGGGTTAATGATGTAGCTCATGCcacctagtggaagagcatttaatagTACTGCTCCACTTGACTACTTTCAAACATGTATGCCAAATGCGTGGTGTCATGCATGCTTGACATCTTCAGCGGTGAAAGGAGGGTTCTAACCTCCATTTATAGCTGCATGCAAAAAAGAACAGAGATGGTGCTTATGATTGTGTTGTTATTCTTGTTTTATGTAATGTTTTTGAGACTGTGGACCCTGGAGAATGACATTTTGATCCCATTTCATATATTCTGCCCACAAATGCATACCATCCATCAAATACTTCCCCACGTAAATGCACTAAGCTGGACCATTTAACACTGCACACTGGTTGGTAATCATTGTTTCAAGCAGTGGGTCCAACCcgtttaaaccaggggtgcccattaggtcgatcgtGATCTACCGGGAGATCCAAGACAGGtcccaggagaaaaaaaaacaaacatgttgtcACAACGTGCgcctttgtacatgttagtaatatatttttgtgttaagatgattagggtgcagtgtacattatcagtctcattttcaccaataaaaacatttaaaaaataaaataaagcaggtaaatcttgaatttacggggGTGCGTGATTACATcatcggaagttgttagctctaagcagtctgcaattgcagcttgtgatcagaactgttgcgctctcttttatcgtcattattctcattcagtttgcttcgtgtacaattcaccgagggcgcgggcaaagaataggaatctaggagggccctggGAAGCTCTTTAAAATGGtaagtgtgagctacgatagttaacaggctgcaaaagtgcatcgcatgcctcagtttcatgctgtttctcatcatggtgtgcgtgtgtgtgtgagtgtgcgcgtgtgttggtaagggtagatcccgggaggttagttgatcgaaaagtagatcttcgatccaaaaagtttgggcacccctggtttaaaccaAGTACCACCTTAAAAATGACTTGGCTATCAAAGTTATGACCAACATTGCAGTGCAGCAGTAGTAGCACCACGAGTAAACCAAAAACCAGGGAGAGGTCTTTGTTAGCCACTGtaacattatgcacagtttgagaattgaggaaaactcattaaatatttcaaaattaaaatctGTATTTGAATAATTATTGTATTAAAGTATATTACACAATCTCTACCTAAATGTTTGAATACAAAAAATTCTGAAACGTTACACAGACAAACTCAAAAGGTTAGGGATATTtgacttttgggtgaaatttcaggacgaGCCTGAAACGCATTCAACCCTTTGCAGGTGAACTTGATGTGAGAGAGTCTCAAAATATAACGGCCTGCACTTTTTCCAAACCTGCATCCTACTGAAAATCTGCGGGATCAGCGGAGTCACCGTGTAGAGCCCTGAACCTCTGCACCCCTGAACTTAACCGAGCTGAGAGCTGCCCTTCAAGAAGAGTGGGATGCCATGCCTCAGCAGACAATatgtacattttccataaatttcAACGCCAAATATCCTTAActttttttgtgagtagtgtacaGTGTACtttagttaaatacaactgaactgcactCAAGAAATGCATCGCACCAATACTTGTGCATATTACTAGTGGTATTTGAACCACACTTAGAAATACTGCtttagatggggaaaaaaattacctaCACAAATTTGTATTCTCACAACCACTGGATAATGAAGTGAGgaattgtgtgcatgttttttttggttgactaTGACGGTCACTTAAACACAATaacgatttgtttttctttttcagttttagatttaaaaaaaaaagctaaagtggccctcattttttatttagattGCAAACAGACAAAAGAAAGAGTATAACTGTTTACACGGGTTGTTTGCGTCATGtagttctgtgttttttttccaaaagcacTCACCAAcatatttcttttcaaactcTCCTGTTTGATGTCGCTTCACAAAAGTTGTTTTACCGGTGCCTCCATCGCCCACCAGAACAAGCTATGAAAGAGAAGAAGCAGTTGGAACTGAATTAATTACCGTTACACCCCATGTACGCTAAACATGTGAAATAGCTAATACACGTACCTTAAATACGGCCGCTGCAGATTCATCCAGGGACATGTCTGCGAAAACTAGGAAAACAAGGCGGGATTATTTGCACGTTTGTACCCATCCTCGGCTTCATGCCGAGATCACCAGGAAAGAACGCGTTGCCCCAACAACAATGGACTTGAGACAAAATGCACACCCCGATTCCCCGCcatacaaaacaaatatattaaatattattttttttctgttatggaGCTATTTTCTAGATGACGCCCGATCACGTTACAGCGCCCGCTTCTAGTATGTTCCATGGTAGCCTAGCTCAACTTTCGACATACGCACTTAAACCAATTTAAGATTACGCTATGAAAACGTGGAAGAATTAAAAATGACCACAATCGAGTTATCTGGCTGACGCGCGTGTCTTTACTGTGAGCCATTCCAACGCGCAAGTGCACTTTTGCCGAACAATCGAAGTGGAAGAGACTACGAAGTTTCAGGCCGTAGCAGAAGTAGGACGACAAAAGGTTCACCTCTTAATAACGAAGGGGGATGATTGGATCCTAGCACGCGTGTTTTTTTATCCTCGTGATGTTTAAGCGATCAAAAAAACGATAAAACATTCGAATTCTGTTGCTAGTCCCTTAGCACGCAGCATGGGCGCCATTATTTTAACGCCATGCTAACCCGGCTAGCATTTACACAAACGGCCAACTGAAAAATATTCCATTAGCAGCACGAAGAACGATCGACAACGCCACACAGACCCTTAACGCGCACATTTATACTTAGCGACCGGTaaataaaacatacgccagAGATTTCTGTGAACACCTCAAACGTGGAGAGGCCTGCTAGGGAACGAGAAGGCAGACTTACCAGTGGTGCTGCGAAGCAAGGAAAGAGTAAATGGCTGCGTACGCGGGAGATTCAGCGTGGACTATGAGTCAGTTTCCGCCCTTATCACGTGACCAACACAGCGGCAAAACTCCCTCCAAAGGCAGCCACG
This window of the Hippocampus zosterae strain Florida chromosome 1, ASM2543408v3, whole genome shotgun sequence genome carries:
- the ran gene encoding GTP-binding nuclear protein Ran, producing MSLDESAAAVFKLVLVGDGGTGKTTFVKRHQTGEFEKKYVATLGVEVHPLTFHTNRGAIRFNVWDTAGQEKFGGLRDGYYIQAQCAIIMFDVTSRVTYKNVPNWHRDLVRVCENIPIVLCGNKVDIKDRKVKAKSIVFHRKKNLQYYDISAKSNYNFEKPFLWLAKKLAGDPNMEFVAMPALAPPEVAMDPAMAAKYEEELQVASRTALPDEDDDL